The Corynebacterium jeddahense genome has a window encoding:
- the crtI gene encoding phytoene desaturase family protein: MTQSAVVIGAGIAGMATAALLAREGMDTTVVEQLPTVGGRAGSETVDGFRFDTGPSWYLMPDAFDHFFGLFGKRADDLLDLVPLTPAYRLFPERGEPIDVTSGRKNAAALFESIEPGAGDKLRAYLDSAAETYDLATQNFLYTTFSSPAPLKALRGNYRRLARFLAEPLDRFAARSFADTRLRQMLTYPAVFLSSRPERTPSMYHLLSHTDLTQGVRYPQGGFAAVTDALYALCLEQGVTFRLGAEVAAIAYSGRRATGVTLIDGLTVPADLVVSCADLHHTETRLLPQRKRTYRERYFAPRDPGLGTVLVMLGVEGALPRLAHHNFLFSEDWSEDFDAVFDGPVPSRPLGASRSIYVCKPSATDPSVAPRGCENLFILVPVPADEAVGHGDMYRGEASEQVRRIADAAVEQVARVCGDDGLGRRVVVKRTLGPADFAERYHAWSGGSIGPAHTLRQSAFLRGRNRSRKLGNLYYAGATTVPGVGVPMCLISAENVLKRVRGDRSSGPLDA; this comes from the coding sequence ATGACGCAATCCGCCGTGGTCATCGGCGCGGGCATCGCCGGCATGGCCACCGCCGCGCTGCTCGCGCGCGAGGGCATGGACACGACGGTGGTGGAGCAGCTGCCCACGGTCGGCGGCCGCGCGGGCAGCGAGACCGTCGACGGCTTTCGCTTCGACACCGGCCCGAGCTGGTACCTCATGCCGGACGCGTTCGACCACTTCTTCGGCCTCTTTGGCAAGCGCGCGGACGACCTGCTTGACCTCGTCCCGCTCACCCCGGCCTACCGCCTCTTCCCGGAGCGCGGCGAGCCCATCGACGTCACCTCCGGCCGCAAGAACGCCGCCGCGCTTTTCGAGTCAATCGAGCCCGGCGCCGGCGACAAGCTGCGGGCGTACCTCGACAGCGCTGCGGAAACCTACGACCTGGCCACCCAGAACTTCCTCTACACCACGTTCAGCTCCCCGGCGCCGCTCAAGGCCCTGCGCGGCAACTACCGCCGGCTCGCCCGCTTCCTCGCCGAGCCGCTCGACCGCTTCGCCGCGCGGAGCTTCGCCGACACCCGACTGCGCCAGATGCTCACCTACCCCGCGGTGTTCCTCTCCTCGCGCCCGGAGCGCACGCCGAGCATGTACCACCTGCTGAGCCACACCGACCTCACGCAGGGTGTGCGCTACCCGCAGGGCGGGTTCGCCGCCGTGACGGACGCCCTCTACGCGCTGTGCCTCGAGCAGGGCGTGACGTTCCGCCTCGGCGCCGAGGTCGCCGCCATCGCGTACTCCGGGCGACGGGCCACGGGCGTCACGCTTATCGACGGCCTCACGGTCCCCGCCGACCTCGTCGTCTCCTGCGCGGACCTCCACCACACCGAGACGCGTCTGCTGCCGCAACGCAAGCGCACCTACCGCGAGCGCTACTTCGCCCCGCGCGACCCGGGGCTGGGCACGGTGCTCGTCATGCTCGGCGTCGAGGGCGCGCTGCCGCGGCTGGCTCACCACAACTTCCTGTTCAGCGAGGACTGGTCGGAGGACTTCGACGCGGTCTTCGACGGGCCGGTGCCGTCGCGCCCGCTCGGGGCCTCGCGCTCCATCTACGTGTGCAAGCCGAGCGCCACCGACCCGTCCGTCGCACCCCGCGGCTGCGAGAACCTGTTCATCCTCGTGCCGGTGCCGGCGGACGAGGCGGTCGGCCACGGCGACATGTACCGGGGCGAGGCGAGCGAGCAGGTGCGCCGCATCGCCGACGCGGCGGTCGAACAGGTCGCGCGGGTGTGTGGGGATGACGGGTTGGGCCGGAGGGTCGTCGTTAAGCGAACGCTCGGGCCGGCGGACTTCGCGGAGCGATACCACGCGTGGTCGGGCGGGTCGATCGGGCCGGCGCACACGCTGCGGCAGTCCGCGTTCCTGCGCGGGCGTAACCGGAGCCGGAAGCTGGGCAACCTGTACTACGCCGGCGCGACGACGGTGCCCGGGGTGGGTGTGCCGATGTGCCTGATATCCGCCGAGAATGTGCTCAAGCGCGTGCGCGGGGACCGCAGCTCCGGCCCGCTTGACGCGTGA